The Coccinella septempunctata chromosome 9, icCocSept1.1, whole genome shotgun sequence genomic interval AACATTCTAGTGTATGTTTTTATACTCGGAATCCTTGTACACATTCATGGATATAGTATAAAAATAGTATGATATTTGAAACGATCCATGTGTACACCGATTCACTGAATTTTTTTATGTCATTCAACACAAAAAACTAGTTGATATAAGTAATACGGTGATATTTCTTTAgatatgaatattttttgtatggATTTCAGCATTTCCGATTGTTTTACACAGTTTTGATGTTAATATATAGGAATAATAGGTTATTCccgagaagaaaatttatgaatgTTAACAATATGAATGTTGATATGTAGTTGACAGAAAAAAATCGTATATTTATATGGTTGTTGATTGTTTTGTGATAGTTAATAAATGTTTCCATATATACACCTATGAAGAGATATTTTTAAAGCAGTTTCTGAGGTAGTGTATGGGTTTTAACCTAAACGAACTGTCTGGGTGTTTTTTTGGTGGAATCACTACACTAGCCAGTATATGAGTCAAAGGATAAAAATATTAGAATGCGTCATTTGAAGTATCACACAGTTTTTATTCGTACTTTTCGAGATACATTCAATGTGTTACTGCATTTTCAACCACCCATTCCTAACCCTAGCTCCAATCCCAGACCAAGTCCTAGCCCCAACCCTTGCTGTTGCATTCTTTGATTCTGTTCTTGTTGCTGCATCCTCTGACCCTGCTGAGATTGAAAGGAACCAAAAGAACAAAGCATCTGGAACAGAGTTATTGTTGTTTTCAATCTAGGGTTCCAAAAATTACATAACACTGTCGAAATTGGTGGTATAtcttctcaaattttttttattcccttTTTCCAGAATCATTGGCTTTCGCCTTGTTTTAAAAGCTTCGTTTTAGAGTTTAAAAAAGAAGAGTAAAAGAATATTCAAACATAGACTAAGGTAGGTACTTACAGAGAAAACAAACAAAACGAGTACACTTTTCCAGAGCATATTCATCATTCTGAttgttactcgaaaaaaaatcatggtTATTTTATAACATTTTCGAAGATCCTTATCTGATTTGCATGTCTGCAAATTGACACTCAAGGTACAACATATAATAGCTGCTATTTACCGTACAATTGGTGACAAGCTGGTGGAAATGTTACATTATTCAATTTTGCACTCGGAAATGgtgttgaacaaaaaaaaatcttagaaAATGATAGATGATTGGTATAATTCGAAGGTTAGTTTGGAATGTGGGATTTTTCATTCTCTGCCTAGTCATTGGATCACTAGTTTTTCGAGTATATGCCATCTGGTACTACAGAAAACACTCCTGAAGAAGTTAGAGGCCAAGTCATTTATGATGAGAAATGGTGGAATCGCCTAGGCTGTatcattctgaaaaaacaacttCGGAACTTCAACATTGCTggatctaagaagtatctggatttTAGTGAAAATATGCTACACCTACACCTTGGTTTAGCGGAAACTGAAGAGTGCTGATTCTGTGGGAGTAGCTAGAAACTCTAGAGTACCTGGTGAAGGAATTCCTTGCTATTGCAAGCCAAAAATGCCTTGAACAAAAAACTTGTAGGTAACAAGTAACACAATCTACAACTACTCGTAACACTTGAAGATGTATCTACAATATGCAATCCAATACCTTTCTAGATTGTTCAAGAATCTAAATGTCAATGTGTGGTGTCGTTTTGGAAGCAAATCACTCATCTCCTAAATATACTGAAACATTTATTCATCACAAACAAACCAAACGAAACTGATACGATGAGAAACGTCCCTTCAGTGTCTCCTCCTTCTCCTAGACTTAGACCTCCTCCTGTGCCCCCTACGTCTCCTGCTATGGCACATGGCCTTCCCCACGCTCCTACCACGTTTCTTCAGAATGGACCCTCCGGCCAGTTTCTTCCTCTTGGCAACCTCAGCCTCCTTCACGAATCTGACCCTGTCCGTGGGACACATGGAGTGCCAGAGTCTGGCACCTTCAACAGCAATTTTGGTGACCGGCCACTCGGGGTGTCTGTTGCTGTAGGACTTGATGAAGTTGAAGAAGGGGTTGGTGGTGAGCTTCTTGGACATCTTCAACTACGGATTTTGGGGTAAGATCGGCTGGTTCAAGGTGTGGGGATTTGGAGAGAACTGACGGATTGTCAATGTGACATACGCTGTGAAAGGTCGTCAAAGGCTACTTTATGCCTTGATGGGCATACCAATTCTTCTCAATCAGCTTATAACCTTCATTCAGTCAGGAATGCAAGAAGTAACCAGTATGGACCAGTAGAAACCTTATACACTGATATAAACTGGTAGAGGATACCACCTTCATCAGTCTAGAAGGAAGAGTGAGAAAGTTAGGTAGCTTCTGGTCCAGTGGTGGGGCTAGCAAGCAAAAGGATGGTCTCCAGACTTTTGTGAACCCTAGGGAAGACGTTATCACGAGAATTGGAATGATCCAATTCTCAAGAAGTAATGGCATAACTACTGCAGAGATACACTGGTCAACTGCTGAACTATCTGAGCACCTTTGGAGAGGAACCATCGAATGCTAAGGTCAATCTTCAAAAAGAGGGTTACCTAAAGACTCTCTAGAGTAAGAATTGGGTAATTTTACTTGAAAAAATAGTTGATGGAGACACATTACTACACTCTAAAACATTGATTTAGGAATTGAGAGCTACTAAAGGAAGCCAAGTAGATCCAATAGCTGTTTATTGATAAATAGGTACATAGGTAAAGACGTACTGGTATGTCCAACTAACCATACAGATCCACGCTACTAAAATTTGAAATCCAAAGGGTCCAACGTCGGATCTACCCGCAGCGTCTCTTCGGCCTCCTGTGGGAGGCCTTCCTGCCACAAGACCCTCCCCTCTTGTGCTTCCTCCTCCTCTTCATCTTTGGCGCACACCTTGCCATATCCAGGTATTTCTTGCGATCGCAGGGGCTCATCTTACACCAGCATTTCGCACCCTCCACAGCGATCTTGGTGACCGGCCAGTCGCAGTGTTTCACCCTGAACTCCCTGAGGAAATTGAAGAAGGCGTTCCTGGTCACCTTGCCCGGTTTGCAGCTCTTCTTCCCGCAGGCGCTCTTCTTCGGTTTCGACTGTCCACAACTGGTCTTTTTGCCCGAAGAACACAGACCGAACATGTTTCAGCGCTTCGTCCAATTTAGAAGTGTAAAGAGCTTCGCATTCTTCGGAGACTAGTGTATATTCGAGAATTTGACATTGGCTCACTGACGTGAGACTTGTGTGTGACAAGATGGTGCTGCATCTTTGATCTATTGCGATCTGTTTTCGCAATTGTCTCGCTCTTGATCCAAGCGTTTTGGTGTCTACGAAACATGATGCAATTCCTCATAATCGGCTACTTGGTGATGGGGAATCGAAAGTCAGGATCAGCAGACTCATCTTCTTGCTTCTTGACTCAAATAAGTCCAAGTTTGAGTACTGTTCTCGTGTTTAGGGTTCACCACCAAAGAAGCAACCTCTGCCTCTTCATTCTGGATACTTTCCATAAGATTTCTTGCCTCTGAGGAGATTCTAAGAACCCTGCTCATCAAAAGCACAGCCTCCACATTACCCAGAACCATCTGGAGAAGAACAAGCCAACAGCTTTATTTACTAAAGCTACTGGAAGTTTTATAGGACCTGTTGTGACTGATGCAATTATTGATCCTTTGGATTGAACCAAAGAAATCTTCGAAAAGAAGAATATGGATACTGGATTCATGGAGAACTGTGAAGTGAGTCATTCTCTCCTTTTTACCAAACTATAcgaaatttatcaaatttttcacAGTGGATAAAGAGCCTTCTTAAATTTCTGGATAATTTTTCAATCGGGGAAACAGAGTAACAATAATATAAGCGCTAATTTACTCAGAAGAAGAAGTTTTTATTGAGGTGTGCCTaaaactatagttgaaatagTACAATCAAATTTTTATTCCAGTTTCTAGTTTATGCATTCGTCTTATTTAAAAGATGGGTAtaataatggtcataataatttttataataatgTTTATAACAATGGTCATATTAATGTTTACACTAATGGTCACAACAATGGTGGTCATAATAATTATCTTCACATGATTCACTAGAACTGTCGTCATAGAACCAATAGAACCAGGGAAATGAGTGGAccatattctgaaaaatatcaCGGGTTAACTCAATTCGAACATAAGTTATGAAAAAGGTTTGGTTGAAAGTAAAACAGGACAAGCAATTTCCTGTTCATTCTTGTTCGAAATTTGAAACTCATGATCCTTCGTGACATGTTATTTCCATCAACATATGGCCAAGAATTGTTACCCACAAAATCCATGATTTTTCGAGaatctaaaataattttttaaggtACCACATAACGACAATATTCGTTAGTTTCTAGATGTGGCGTAAGAGACTCACAACAAAATATTTcgtaaaataattttcatatacTTACGTTCATGCAAATCATTAAGATGACTGATACCAAAAATATCCTTCCCATTGAGAGCATTGTTAAAACAGAACTTCTTGAAACTACCTTTCGTTCAAATCTTCGAACAACAAGTGAAGCAGGTTCAAATATTTCAGGGCTTGTCTAAATTCTCAATATCGAGAATAATCAGAATGATATTTATAATACTTATAACCACTACAAGTCGTTATGAATTTATAACTGTTTCAAATCCCCCATTGGACAGGGGTACTTGAACAGGCGCGTAGAAAAATTGTGAGGTATTGTTATGTTTAATAAAAAATGGACTTATAGCTCAAGAtttattcgggaaatttgtTGGAAATCACATGGTATTTTTCATGCCTTCAGTAAgttattttatatttccatcCAAATGGGTCACACATCCATCATACGTGATTTATCTGTCTTTCTGTGAAGAGAATAATTCAAATTAATGATAGAAATTGTTTGTAGACTTGGTGCTTCAGTGGTcaaattaacaaaaactaaagaAGGCTGATGTGAACTGGTtcttttttgattatttctatATATTTTACCTATTGTCCTCTGCCACTACCACCAGCACCACCACCAGCACCACTTCCAGCTTTTCCTTTAGCTCCAGCGTTCATTCCAAGATTGAATTCACCCCCAACAGTTCCTTCTGCTCCACCACCTCCTCCTGCACCCCCTTGACCCTTACCGGGAAAATTTGGTGGAGCCATTGCCACTTGGGCAGAAACAACGCTCTGGAAAGAGAAACCAAATGAGGTACCACCAAAATTATAGAAGGAAATAGATTTCGAATAAGGGAAGAAAGTAAAAACTAAACAAACTTTGCTCAGACTCACCAAGCTCAGGAGGAAAACGAGAAAAAGAACTTGAATTCCACGTTTCATGTTGACGTTTAACGAGAAATAGGAATTTTTCGAGTTTTTATACGGAAAAGATGGTTATCAAATCAATTATTGCCATTAATTTGAACGATTTCACCTTTTAATTCGATTCGACAATGTGACAACAATTAAAGGTGTGATTATTTCGGTCTAAACCGGAAAATTAGGGCTCTTAATTTGATTTATACATACGCTATAATTATTTGAGAGCTTAAGATTGAGATGCATCTCCTCCTGAGTAAGGTTGCTCAGCAAAATAATGATTTTAATACGTGTCTAACTATTTTaagatgaatttttgaaaatattaagtTTTAACGTTAGGGCTGCACTAAACACAGGGTGGGCAAACGAAAcatgttgatataaaataggtatatatttataattgtaatataagGTAGGTAAATGTTTAAAAGAAAACTACTTAgggaatttttcaaaggtcaaaGTTCgtgtagtttttcttccaggaaaatcatcgtagatctaaaagtgatatatattctgaaagagttcTAGTTAAAACCAGAAATTATAGCTCTATTATTTGTGTTAAAACTATACACTGTAGCACTGTTAAAACATtcagtttatttcattctgaatatTGTAGAATCTGGAGCGTTTAATATATCTTCATATTTGTGCTAATTAGAGTGATTGTATAAAGGTAATGAATGATAAGACTTCAAATCATCATTTATTGAGACAGAGGTTCAATTGTACAAAAATCTCAACCATATCTTCTCCTTCTTCTTCGTCTCCTGTAACATTCAACGTAGTTTTGAGCCCAATTCCTCATATACTGGTCCTCCAAAGTTTCCTTCTCAATTGCATCAGAAGAAGTTACTTTTTGCACAAGCTGTTCGACTCCATCCTCGTCTCTCAGTGGTGAAGTATGTACCTGGTGTTTCTGTACAAAAAATATGTTAATTCTCTCTTCAATTACAAATGAGTATGCTAATTAttccagttttttatttttattcgagTTGAAAAAGCATCAATCCATAAATCTATAAATAATGAGAGCAAAGAAacagatatgaaaaaaaaaggtaggTTTGCATTTACATTTATAGTCTTTTTTATCTCATTGGCATTTTATAAGTGTATCAGTTCATGGAACTCTACTATATATGAATATCTGAGTTATGAGTGATGACTTTGTGAAAAAATacttacataaaaaataaacacAACGAAAAGAGCTAAAATCAGAAGTTTCCTGCAACACAACATCGCTCAAAGATGTGTTTGTGAATGAATTTTCTGGATTTTCATTCCAGCATCATCAGaaaattatatttaattttaCATTGCATGTTTTCTCATACAATTTCCTTTGCACCAGCAGGTACAATAAAAATATATGCCTGCATAGTTAAACGTAATT includes:
- the LOC123319970 gene encoding uncharacterized protein LOC123319970 isoform X2; this encodes MIFFRVTIRMMNMLWKSVLVLFVFSMLCSFGSFQSQQGQRMQQQEQNQRMQQQGLGLGLGLGLELGLGMGG
- the LOC123319967 gene encoding protamine-like yields the protein MFGLCSSGKKTSCGQSKPKKSACGKKSCKPGKVTRNAFFNFLREFRVKHCDWPVTKIAVEGAKCWCKMSPCDRKKYLDMARCAPKMKRRRKHKRGGSCGRKASHRRPKRRCG
- the LOC123319970 gene encoding glycine-rich cell wall structural protein-like isoform X1 is translated as MKRGIQVLFLVFLLSLSVVSAQVAMAPPNFPGKGQGGAGGGGGAEGTVGGEFNLGMNAGAKGKAGSGAGGGAGGSGRGQ